Proteins from one Mesoplodon densirostris isolate mMesDen1 chromosome 1, mMesDen1 primary haplotype, whole genome shotgun sequence genomic window:
- the LOC132486688 gene encoding HMG box transcription factor BBX-like, whose amino-acid sequence MKGSHRNKDYSAEGEGAGKRPKRKCLQWHPLLAKKLLDFSEEEEEEDEEEDIDKVQLVGAAGLEQDGETEDDESPEQRARRPMNAFLLFCKRHRSLVRQEHRNRLDNRGATKILADWWAVLDPKEKQKYTDMAKEYKHAFMKANPGYKWCATTNKPVKSPTSTVNPREKLWAFPSDSSRALPSPKKTKPEEMPQLNFGMADPTQMGGLSMLLLAGEHVLGTPEISSGTCRPDVSESSELRQESPLFQFAEISSGTSHPDVPSKQCQASALFQFAEICLKTSQLGGAEPVKRCGESALFQLAEMCLASEGVKMEESKLIKAKESDGGRIQELEKGKEEREMKMEKIDEARFQKEAEFEKSAKENVRDSKELRNFEELRMDDIMGIKMEAPKAIKKEELEEDQKCSHFPDFSYSGSSKIIISDVPSRKDHMCHPHGIRIIEIPTALSKPEKLKKEKKKTKMDRQGNDKSTPKKTCKKRQSSESDIESVMYTIEAVAKGDWGIEKLGDTPRKQVHTSSSGKGSILDAKPPKKKVKSREKKMSKERSSDTTQESRPQDFISISASKNISGEVPEGIKAEPLTPTEDALPPSLSGQAKPEDSECHRKIETCGSRKSERSCKGALYKTLVSEGMLTSLRANVGRGKRRSGKGKSSDHEECWHEESWTFHQSGTSGSKKFKKTKPKEDSLLGSAKLDEEFEKKFNSLPQYSPVTFDQKCVPVPRKKKKTGHMSSEPTQTSKGSGDKWSNKQLFLAAIHPTEAIFSEDRNTTEPAYKVTNAPSIPNTPEPTRAQEPLVGSQKRKARKTKITHLVRTADGRVSPAGGTLDDKPKEHLQRSLVKVTETGCNDACSHNRGATETRSSTPEMPAVSAFFSLAVPAEVAAMEHA is encoded by the exons atgaaaggcagtcatagaaataaagattattccgcagaaggagaaggagctggaaaacgaccaaaacgaaagtgccttcagtggcatccattgctagcaaagaaacttcttgacttttcagaagaggaagaagaggaagacgaaGAGGAGGATATTGATAAGGTTCAACTTGTTGGGGCCGCTGGTCTAGagcaagatggtgaaactgaagatgatgaatcaccagaacagcgagcccggagaccaatgaatgcatttctcttattttgcaaacgtcatcgctctcttgtacgtcaggaacacaggaacaggcttgataaccgaggtgctaccaagatactagctgattggtgggctgttctcgatccaaaggaaaagcagaaatacacagacatggccaaggagtataaacatgcatttatgaaagcaaatcctggctacaaatggtgtgctaccacaaacaagcctgtgaaatccccaacatccactgtcaatccacgggagaaactatgggccttcccatctgactcttcaagagccttgccaagccccaagaaaacaaagcctgaagaaatgcctcagcttaactttgggatggctgatcctactcaaatgggaggcctgagcatgctgcttttagctggagaacatgttcttggtacaccagagatatcctctggcacttgcaggcctgatgtttcagaatcctctgaattgcgtcaggagtcaccattatttcagtttgccgagatatcttcaggtacctcccaccctgatgttccgtcaaaacaatgtcaagcatcagccttgtttcagtttgcagagatctgtttgaagacttcacagttgggcggtgctgaacctgtaaaacgctgtggagagtctgcactctttcaactggcagagatgtgcctggcatcagagggggtgaaaatggaagaatcaaagctaataaaagccaaagaatcagatggcggaagaattcaagaactggagaagggcaaggaagaaagagaaatgaaaatggagaaaatagatgaagccaggttccagaaagaagcagaatttgaaaaatcagctaaggaaaatgtaagagattctaaggaattaagaaattttgaggagctgcgaatggatgatataatgggtataaaaatggaagctcctaaagcaattaaaaaggaagaattagaggaagatcaaaaatgtagtcacttccctgatttttcttactctggcagtagcaagataataataagcgatgttcccagtaggaaggatcacatgtgccatcctcatggcattaggatcatcgagattcccacagcgttaagcaaaccagaaaagctaaaaaaggaaaagaagaaaaccaaaatggatcGACAGGGAAATGATAAATCCACACCCAAGAAGACTTGCAAAAAGAGGCAGTCCTCGGAATCTGATATCGAGAGTGTCATGTACACCATTGAAGCTGTTGCAAAGGGAGACTGGGGCATCGAGAAGCTTGGAGATACCCCTCGCAAGCAGGTGCATACATCCTCGAGTGGCAAGGGAAGCATTTTGGATGCCAAGccaccaaagaagaaagtgaaatcaagagagaagaaaatgtcaaaggagagatcctcagacaccacccaagagtcaagacctcaagattttatcagtatttctgccagcaagaacatttctggtgaggtcccagagggtataaaagcagaacctttgacccctacggaggatgcattaccacccagtctatcgggacaggccaagcctgaggacagtgagtgtcacagaaaaatagagacttgtggctcccggaaatctgagaggtcttgcaaaggtgctctttataaaaccctggtgtctgagggtatgctcacctctctgcgagctaatgttggcagagggaaacgaaggtcaggaaaaggaaagtcctctgatcatgaagagtgttggcatgaagaaagctggacatttcaccagagtgggaccagtggaagcaagaagttcaagaagacaaagccaaaggaagactctctccttggctcagcaaagctggatgaagaatttgaaaagaaattcaacagcctccctcagtatagtcctgttacatttgaccagaaatgtgtacctgtcccaagaaaaaagaagaagaccggacatatgtcctcagaaccgacccaaaccagcaaag gaagtggggataaatggtcaaacaagcaactcttcttggctgccattcaccctacagaagccatattttcagaagacagaaacaccacagagcctgcttataaggttacaaatgccccatccattcccaacactccagagccaacaagggcgcaagaacccttggtgggcagtcaaaagagaaaagcaaggaaaaccaagatcacacaccttGTCAGGACAGCAGATGGCCGGGTATCACCAGCAGGAGGTACTTTGGATGACAAACCAAAGGAACACCTGCAGAGGAGTCTTGTTAAGGTGACCGAGACAGGCTGCAATGACGCATGCTCACACAACCGAGGGGCCACGGAGACGCGGAGCAGCACCCCGGAGATGCCCGCCGTGTCTGCGTTCTTCAGCCTCGCTGTGCCGGCCGAAGTGGCTGCCATGGAACATgcatag